From Thunnus albacares chromosome 22, fThuAlb1.1, whole genome shotgun sequence, the proteins below share one genomic window:
- the trmt10b gene encoding tRNA methyltransferase 10 homolog B isoform X1, with the protein MRRSHVRKLEATTSAAQMMGLKSEEQQTEMTHISSDMCEMQLNGVSEVMDLLHIDVETDVVEDRPGRGDALYSRNVLRKQRHWERQLAAKKSKRKEEKQRRKLNREHESGASADNPQLSKRVMKAITKERLAEAQSTGLKLCVDLSMTDCMSDKEISRLAGQLRRLYGSNKKATRPFHLFLTDLKEDSRLYRECIRMNEGFLNYTMDITEESCLDLFPPETVVYLTPDAEEALETVDADKVYVLGGLVDESIQKKLSFSRARELSVRTARLPIDEYMTKKNNTKNFHSKILAVNQVFDILLTFCDTDSWTEALQAWFPQGKGYVVAPDYFLPRPTQTKHME; encoded by the exons ATGCGCCGCTCACATGTTCGTAAACTGGAAGCGACTACCTCAGCAGCTCAG atgatGGGTCTGAAGTCAGAGGAGCAGCAGACTGAAATGACACATATTTCCTCAGATATGTGTGAAATGCAGCTGAATGGAGTTTCAGAGGTGATGGATCTGCTTCACATAGACGTGGAGACTGATGTGGTGGAAGACAGACCTGGAAGAGGAGATGCACTGTATTCA AGGAATGTGTTGAGGAAGCAGCGACACTGGGAGAGACAGCTGGCTGCGAAGAAGAgcaaaaggaaagaagagaagcAAAGGAGGAAGCTCAACCGTGAGCACGAGTCGG GTGCAAGTGCGGACAATCCTCAGCTTAGCAAACGGGTCATGAAGGCGATCACCAAAGAGCGTTTAGCCGAGGCTCAGTCCACAGGGCTCAAACTCTGCGTCGACCTGAGTATGACAGACTGCATGTCTGACAAG GAGATAAGTCGACTGGCCGGTCAGTTACGACGGCTGTACGGATCAAACAAGAAGGCGACGCGACCGTTCCACCTGTTCCTGACAGACCTGAAGGAGGACAGTCGTCTGTACAGAGAGTGCATACGAATGAACGAAGGCTTCCTCAACTACACG atggATATAACAGAAGAAAGCTGTCTGGACCTGTTTCCTCCAGAAACTGTCGTCTACCTCACACCAGATGCTGAAGAAG CCTTGGAAACAGTGGATGCTGACAAAGTGTACGTCCTTGGTGGTCTTGTGGATGAAAGCATCCAGAAG AAGTTGAGCTTCTCGAGGGCCAGAGAACTCAGCGTCCGCACGGCGAGGCTGCCCATAGACGAGTACATGacgaagaaaaacaacactaagaATTTCCACTCAAAGATCCTGGCAGTGAATCAAG TTTTTGACATCTTGTTGACTTTCTGTGATACCGACAGCTGGACAGAAGCGCTGCAGGCATGGTTCCCTCAGGGGAAGGGTTATGTCGTTGCACCAGATTACTTCCTTCCACGTCCAACACAGACTAAACACATGGAATAA
- the trmt10b gene encoding tRNA methyltransferase 10 homolog B isoform X2: MFLLMMGLKSEEQQTEMTHISSDMCEMQLNGVSEVMDLLHIDVETDVVEDRPGRGDALYSRNVLRKQRHWERQLAAKKSKRKEEKQRRKLNREHESGASADNPQLSKRVMKAITKERLAEAQSTGLKLCVDLSMTDCMSDKEISRLAGQLRRLYGSNKKATRPFHLFLTDLKEDSRLYRECIRMNEGFLNYTMDITEESCLDLFPPETVVYLTPDAEEALETVDADKVYVLGGLVDESIQKKLSFSRARELSVRTARLPIDEYMTKKNNTKNFHSKILAVNQVFDILLTFCDTDSWTEALQAWFPQGKGYVVAPDYFLPRPTQTKHME; the protein is encoded by the exons ATGTTCCTTTTA atgatGGGTCTGAAGTCAGAGGAGCAGCAGACTGAAATGACACATATTTCCTCAGATATGTGTGAAATGCAGCTGAATGGAGTTTCAGAGGTGATGGATCTGCTTCACATAGACGTGGAGACTGATGTGGTGGAAGACAGACCTGGAAGAGGAGATGCACTGTATTCA AGGAATGTGTTGAGGAAGCAGCGACACTGGGAGAGACAGCTGGCTGCGAAGAAGAgcaaaaggaaagaagagaagcAAAGGAGGAAGCTCAACCGTGAGCACGAGTCGG GTGCAAGTGCGGACAATCCTCAGCTTAGCAAACGGGTCATGAAGGCGATCACCAAAGAGCGTTTAGCCGAGGCTCAGTCCACAGGGCTCAAACTCTGCGTCGACCTGAGTATGACAGACTGCATGTCTGACAAG GAGATAAGTCGACTGGCCGGTCAGTTACGACGGCTGTACGGATCAAACAAGAAGGCGACGCGACCGTTCCACCTGTTCCTGACAGACCTGAAGGAGGACAGTCGTCTGTACAGAGAGTGCATACGAATGAACGAAGGCTTCCTCAACTACACG atggATATAACAGAAGAAAGCTGTCTGGACCTGTTTCCTCCAGAAACTGTCGTCTACCTCACACCAGATGCTGAAGAAG CCTTGGAAACAGTGGATGCTGACAAAGTGTACGTCCTTGGTGGTCTTGTGGATGAAAGCATCCAGAAG AAGTTGAGCTTCTCGAGGGCCAGAGAACTCAGCGTCCGCACGGCGAGGCTGCCCATAGACGAGTACATGacgaagaaaaacaacactaagaATTTCCACTCAAAGATCCTGGCAGTGAATCAAG TTTTTGACATCTTGTTGACTTTCTGTGATACCGACAGCTGGACAGAAGCGCTGCAGGCATGGTTCCCTCAGGGGAAGGGTTATGTCGTTGCACCAGATTACTTCCTTCCACGTCCAACACAGACTAAACACATGGAATAA